A region of Neovison vison isolate M4711 chromosome 7, ASM_NN_V1, whole genome shotgun sequence DNA encodes the following proteins:
- the ZFP14 gene encoding zinc finger protein 14 homolog isoform X9, which translates to MWENYSNFISLAEPSISKPDVITLLDEGKEPWMVVREGTRRHCSDLESRYRTNTLSPEKDIYEIYSFQWEIMERIKSYSLQDSIFRNDWECKGKSEEQKESQGRYFGQVKITSEKMTTYKKHNFLAEYQRVHNGEKLYECKECRKTFIRRSTLSQHLRIHTGEKPYKCKECGQAFRQRAHLIRHHKLHTGEKPYECKECGKAFTVLQELTQHQRLHTGEKPYECKECGKAFRVHQQLARHQRIHTGEKPYECKACGKTFRQCTHLTRHQRLHTAEKLYECKECGKAFVCGPDLRVHQKIHFGEKPYECKECGKAFRICQQLTVHQSIHTGEKPYECKECGKTFRLRQQLVRHQRIHTREKPYECMECWKTFSSYSQLISHQSIHIGERPYECEECGKAFRLLSQLTQHQSIHTGEKPYECKECRKPFRLLSQLTQHQSIHTGEKPYECKECGKAFRLYSFLTQHQRIHTGEKPYKCKECKKAFRQHSHLTQHQKIHNGV; encoded by the exons ATGTGGGAGAATTACAGCAATTTCATCTCACTAG CAGAACCTTCCATTTCTAAACCAGATGTGATTACTTTACTGGATGAAGGGAAGGAGCCCTGGATGGTTGTAAGGGAAGGGACCAGAAGACACTGCTCTG atttGGAGTCCAGATACAGGACCAATACTTTATCTCCAGAAAAGGacatttatgaaatatattcattCCAGTGGGAGATAATGGAAAGAATTAAAAGCTATAGTCTTCAGGACTCGATTTTTAGAAATGATTGGGAATGCAAAGGCAAGAGTGAGGAGCAAAAGGAATCACAGGGGCGATATTTTGGGCAAGTGAAAATTACTTCTGAAAAAATGACCACTTACAAAAAGCACAATTTTCTTGCTGAATATCAGAGAGTTCATAATGGAGAAAAGTtatatgaatgtaaggaatgtagGAAGACCTTTATTCGTCGCTCAACACTTAGTCAACACCtgagaattcatactggtgagaaaccttataaatgtaaggaatgtgggcagGCATTTAGGCAGCGAGCACACCTTATTCGACATCACAAACTTCATACTGGTGAGAAgccctatgaatgtaaggaatgtgggaaggcctttacaGTGCTCCAAGAACTTACTCAACATCAGAGACTTCATACTGGTGAAAAgccctatgaatgtaaggaatgtggaaagGCCTTCAGAGTCCATCAGCAACTTGCTcgacatcagagaattcacactggtgagaaaccctatgaatgtaaggcATGTGGGAAGACCTTTAGGCAGTGTACACACCTTACCCGACATCAGAGACTTCATACTGCTGAGAAACTCTATgagtgtaaggaatgtgggaaggcctttgtATGTGGTCCAGACCTTAGAGTACATCAGAAAATTCATTTTGGtgagaaaccttatgaatgtaaagaatgtggaaaGGCTTTTAGAATATGCCAACAACTTACGGTCCATCAGAGtattcatactggtgagaaaccctatgaatgtaaggaatgtgggaagacTTTTAGACTAAGGCAACAACTTGTTCGCCATCAGAGAATCCATACTcgtgagaaaccctatgaatgtatgGAATGCTGGAAGACCTTTAGTAGTTACTCACAACTTATTTCACATCAGAGCATTCATATTGGTGAAAGACCTTATGAATGTgaagaatgtgggaaggcctttagaTTGCTCTCACAACTTACCCAGCATCAGAGtattcatactggtgagaaaccttatgaatgtaaAGAATGTAGGAAACCTTTTAGACTGCTCTCACAACTTACTCAGCATCAGAGtattcatactggtgagaaaccttatgaatgtaaggaatgtggtaaGGCTTTTAGACTTTATTCATTCCTTACTCAACaccagagaattcatactggggAGAAACCCTACAAATGTAAAGAATGTAAAAAGGCCTTTAGACAACATTCACATCTTACTCAACATCAGAAAATTCATAATGGAGTTTAA